The Argopecten irradians isolate NY unplaced genomic scaffold, Ai_NY scaffold_0690, whole genome shotgun sequence genome has a window encoding:
- the LOC138313457 gene encoding protein IWS1 homolog A-like: MSVMPRTSQYYTHVEERNIKDETPSGVEQRDPNDETPSEVKQRDTNDETALGVEQRDTNDETPLDVEQSNSNDETSPDDAQRDINDETPSCMEQRYSKDETPTYAKKRNTKDETTSGSEQRDLNNETPSDIEQRDTNDEMTSGVLQRDSISAETPSDDATIPKL; this comes from the exons atgagtgtaatGCCcaggaccagccagtattacaccc ACGTCGAAGAACGTAATATCAAAGATGAAACGCCGTCAGGCGTGGAACAGCGTGATCCTAATGATGAAACGCCATCAGAAGTCAAACAGCGTGATACAAACGATGAAACGGCGTTAGGCGTGGAACAACGTGATACCAATGATGAAACGCCATTAGACGTTGAACAGAGTAATTCCAATGATGAAACGTCTCCAGACGACGCACAGCGTGACATCAACGATGAAACGCCGTCATGCATGGAACAGCGTTATTCCAAGGATGAAACACCAACATACGCCAAAAAGCGTAATACCAAAGATGAAACGACGTCAGGCTCGGAACAGCGTGATCTCAATAATGAAACACCATCAGATATCGAACAGCGTGATACCAACGATGAAATGACGTCAGGCGTGTTACAGCGTGATAGCATTAGTGCTGAAACGCCCTCAGATGACGCAACAATACctaaattataa